One window of Thermodesulfobacteriota bacterium genomic DNA carries:
- a CDS encoding FecR domain-containing protein, with the protein MADQKNSQACFLLTGFFTVLSLALMILSAATIPGFAAVPRQQPAVGVIASASGDAQICLVRESQWIQADSDQDLLTGDSLRTGPLGAMALLFADRTQIRVHRNSSLTVKAVAGEVHPGGSIFRLNQGGAWSRAARDDSRVSIETPSATAAIRGTDWSLQVDEAGRTTLVVLDGTVSLENEFGRVAVSRGEMAVAEIGKAPSKMIMVAPDDRELIYYNMSLAQALGLIPLNDLKTRDRRQAKAELEAVEGEKRTPVQWLDLAELACEDHESDRVRQCLAAARVENDARLSARANLIRGLLAIADLELDRADELLGAAQDKLDPSRRLAAMIGRAGVLLLTRDVDPAKALIKQMTAEYGAEPRFLEFQVVLTAFAGDLPLAADMARQYSVQFPDEAGFPGMEGALDLLLGREEAAEKAAARTLAIDPEAAFGFFVLGTCQSDFRMDKETAIRTFRQGLGFNPSDPDLWGALGLTYYEIDEMQLAEEALLKAISIAPRDMVFLCNYAMLLLDQNRMGEAADTLQQLVAIEPSREITMILQGRQDLQTGRIATARDDFLKATTVNPGMPTGSLGLAIAYYQNGEQALAEQALANAARLDPNDPDIPLVGATMALDQDRSDDAIAYARQAIEKYRRVEGVGVSGLAANRGGKNTLGGAFMDLSLNNWADYYNEVSFDPYSADSHFYRALQFDDYSSLYQGLMLEPLAVSARNRQTDFYRRPFTDFSLGGTVSRPDEGTGYSLAGDIQGFDQSRLPMSYYFSFEAAAFPGDVENAETRPAYGLGMAGMNLTPHDHVIVNISGSDSETGLPGTRSVPDRDDDMEADGAVGAIGYSHSFGARNVFMSLVTATRAQKTIRNDDPFGTGLSAIDYSLVSNFGPDASRLLYAAGLTDVTDPENPGTPLLLVGESESSLTSTIPDVLDTKSASLTEIDNNFLGVSCQHLFTVDEVDFSYGLDMASDRTENRARWLEFFQRDPGVGYIFGADQSLPFVFGDPLPQKQTTRQHGLDGNGHVNALWRIDKSFWVEGGNFFYRYDDDAGTRFTRMGPRAGIAWQVDDRDWLRLMARRDFALPGLASLAPTATVGLFNDMTRVGEGGRSTFYQARWDREWFSHLFTALRLGCQDIHRFDVSAAENSFETYAVDDGRINSLGLAVNLWVRGGIGIITDGVVRDTANRSSGVAGRPELPLVPERELKAGLAWVHPSRIRASLTAGFIGERPVVAGTADLDDYVTTDLALSWQPLDRHLDIGLSVTNLLDANFDQATDMPGPGRVVTVSGKVLF; encoded by the coding sequence ATGGCCGATCAAAAAAATTCCCAGGCCTGTTTTCTCCTCACCGGCTTTTTCACTGTTCTGTCACTGGCACTAATGATTTTATCGGCAGCCACGATTCCCGGTTTTGCTGCCGTCCCCCGTCAGCAGCCGGCGGTGGGCGTTATTGCCAGCGCCAGTGGCGATGCCCAGATCTGCCTTGTCCGGGAAAGCCAGTGGATTCAGGCCGACAGTGATCAGGACCTGCTGACCGGAGACAGCCTGCGCACCGGTCCCCTGGGGGCAATGGCCCTGCTGTTTGCCGACCGGACCCAGATCCGGGTGCACCGCAACTCTTCGCTGACCGTCAAGGCCGTGGCCGGGGAGGTTCATCCCGGGGGCAGCATCTTCCGCCTCAACCAGGGCGGGGCATGGTCCAGAGCCGCCCGGGATGATTCGCGGGTCAGCATTGAAACGCCGTCGGCTACCGCCGCCATCCGGGGAACCGACTGGTCCCTTCAGGTGGATGAAGCCGGCCGGACCACTCTGGTCGTTCTCGACGGAACCGTATCACTGGAAAATGAGTTCGGCCGGGTGGCTGTCTCCCGGGGAGAGATGGCCGTGGCCGAGATCGGTAAAGCCCCCAGTAAAATGATCATGGTGGCGCCGGACGACCGCGAACTGATTTATTACAACATGAGCCTGGCCCAGGCCCTGGGGCTGATTCCCCTGAACGATCTTAAAACCCGTGACCGCCGCCAGGCCAAAGCGGAGCTGGAGGCTGTGGAGGGCGAGAAGCGGACTCCCGTCCAGTGGCTGGATCTGGCCGAACTCGCCTGTGAAGACCATGAAAGCGATCGGGTCCGGCAGTGCCTTGCGGCGGCCCGGGTTGAAAACGACGCCCGACTGTCCGCCCGGGCGAATCTGATCCGAGGCCTGCTGGCTATCGCCGACCTGGAACTGGATCGGGCCGATGAACTGCTGGGCGCGGCCCAGGATAAGCTTGACCCTTCCAGGCGACTGGCGGCCATGATCGGCCGGGCCGGCGTCCTGCTGCTCACGCGGGATGTGGATCCGGCCAAAGCCCTTATCAAACAGATGACGGCGGAATACGGGGCCGAACCCCGGTTTTTGGAGTTTCAGGTGGTGCTGACCGCCTTTGCCGGCGATCTGCCCCTGGCCGCGGACATGGCACGGCAATACAGCGTTCAGTTTCCCGATGAGGCGGGCTTCCCGGGCATGGAAGGCGCGCTGGACCTGCTGCTGGGCCGGGAGGAAGCGGCGGAAAAAGCCGCCGCCAGGACCCTGGCCATTGATCCGGAAGCGGCTTTTGGTTTTTTTGTTCTCGGCACCTGTCAGAGTGACTTCCGCATGGACAAGGAGACCGCCATCCGCACCTTCCGGCAGGGCCTCGGCTTCAACCCCAGCGATCCTGATCTCTGGGGCGCCCTGGGACTGACGTATTATGAGATCGATGAAATGCAGCTGGCCGAAGAAGCCCTCTTGAAAGCCATTTCCATCGCTCCCCGGGACATGGTTTTTCTGTGCAACTACGCCATGCTGCTGCTGGATCAGAACCGCATGGGCGAAGCCGCCGACACCCTTCAGCAACTGGTCGCCATCGAACCCTCCCGGGAAATCACCATGATTCTCCAGGGCCGACAGGATCTGCAGACCGGGCGGATAGCCACGGCCCGGGATGATTTCCTCAAGGCCACCACCGTCAACCCGGGCATGCCCACCGGCTCCCTGGGGCTGGCTATCGCCTATTATCAGAACGGCGAACAGGCCCTGGCCGAGCAGGCCCTGGCCAACGCCGCCCGCCTGGATCCCAATGATCCGGATATCCCCCTGGTGGGAGCGACCATGGCCCTGGACCAGGACCGGTCGGACGACGCCATTGCCTATGCCCGTCAGGCCATTGAAAAATACCGCCGGGTGGAAGGCGTCGGCGTTTCCGGCCTGGCCGCCAACCGAGGGGGCAAGAACACCCTGGGCGGCGCCTTCATGGATTTGTCTTTAAACAACTGGGCCGATTATTACAACGAGGTTTCGTTTGACCCTTATTCGGCGGACAGCCATTTTTACCGGGCCCTTCAGTTTGATGATTATTCCTCGCTTTACCAGGGGCTGATGCTCGAACCGCTGGCGGTTTCCGCCCGCAACCGGCAGACGGATTTTTACCGCCGTCCCTTTACGGATTTTTCGCTTGGCGGCACGGTCAGCCGCCCGGACGAGGGTACGGGCTACAGCCTGGCCGGTGATATCCAGGGCTTTGATCAGTCCCGCCTGCCCATGTCGTACTACTTCAGTTTCGAGGCGGCGGCTTTCCCCGGAGACGTTGAAAACGCCGAGACCCGGCCGGCATACGGTCTGGGCATGGCCGGAATGAATTTGACCCCTCATGATCACGTGATTGTCAACATCAGCGGTTCGGACAGCGAAACCGGCCTGCCGGGAACACGATCGGTCCCGGACAGGGACGATGATATGGAGGCTGACGGGGCGGTCGGCGCCATCGGCTACTCCCATTCCTTCGGGGCCCGCAATGTGTTTATGAGCCTGGTCACGGCCACGCGGGCGCAAAAAACCATACGCAACGATGATCCGTTCGGCACCGGCCTTTCGGCGATTGATTATTCCCTGGTCAGCAATTTCGGGCCGGATGCGTCCCGGCTGCTTTATGCCGCCGGACTGACGGACGTGACCGACCCGGAAAACCCGGGCACGCCTTTGCTGCTGGTCGGCGAATCCGAATCCAGCCTGACCAGCACCATCCCCGATGTCCTGGACACCAAATCCGCCTCCCTGACCGAAATCGACAACAACTTTCTCGGCGTTTCCTGCCAGCACCTGTTTACGGTGGACGAGGTGGACTTCAGTTATGGACTGGATATGGCGTCCGACCGCACCGAGAACCGGGCGCGATGGCTGGAATTTTTCCAGCGCGACCCGGGGGTGGGGTATATTTTCGGCGCGGACCAGTCCCTGCCGTTTGTTTTCGGCGACCCGCTGCCGCAAAAGCAGACAACCCGGCAGCACGGACTGGACGGCAATGGCCATGTCAACGCCTTGTGGCGCATCGACAAGTCATTCTGGGTCGAAGGCGGAAACTTTTTTTACCGTTATGATGATGACGCCGGCACCCGCTTTACCCGCATGGGGCCCCGTGCCGGAATCGCCTGGCAGGTGGATGACAGGGACTGGCTGCGGCTCATGGCCCGCAGGGATTTCGCCCTGCCCGGACTGGCCAGCCTGGCGCCGACGGCTACGGTGGGCCTGTTCAATGACATGACCCGGGTCGGCGAAGGCGGGCGGAGCACGTTCTATCAGGCCCGCTGGGACAGGGAGTGGTTCTCCCATCTGTTTACGGCGCTGAGGCTGGGGTGCCAGGACATTCACCGGTTTGACGTCAGCGCCGCTGAGAACAGCTTTGAAACCTATGCGGTGGATGACGGCCGGATTAACTCCCTGGGCCTGGCCGTCAACCTCTGGGTCCGGGGCGGCATCGGCATCATCACCGATGGAGTGGTCCGGGATACCGCCAACCGCAGCAGCGGCGTCGCGGGCCGGCCGGAACTGCCCCTGGTCCCGGAACGCGAGTTGAAGGCCGGTCTGGCCTGGGTACACCCTTCCCGGATCCGGGCCAGCCTGACGGCCGGCTTTATCGGTGAGCGGCCTGTCGTCGCCGGAACCGCCGACCTGGATGATTATGTCACCACCGACCTGGCCCTCTCCTGGCAGCCCCTTGACCGGCATCTGGATATCGGCCTTTCCGTCACCAATCTGCTTGACGCAAATTTTGACCAGGCCACGGACATGCCCGGTCCCGGCCGGGTGGTCACCGTCAGCGGTAAGGTCCTTTTTTAA
- a CDS encoding DUF6756 family protein produces MWTIHKEIRTVARQIGLGSDRFRRLDEHREHKVLQDVKRHFLADARTASWWECFRYASDSRRLRQPHLLLPELCPNEGKKVWFVPIGEQEGVYDALPEAASRLIHACPFIPAYAVADKKLGWMFVENPRHLMFATGAAALSRLDAISE; encoded by the coding sequence ATGTGGACCATTCACAAGGAAATCAGAACCGTCGCCAGGCAGATCGGCCTGGGCAGTGACCGGTTCCGGCGTCTGGACGAGCATCGCGAGCATAAGGTGCTTCAAGACGTGAAGCGGCACTTTCTGGCCGACGCCAGAACCGCCTCCTGGTGGGAGTGTTTCCGGTACGCTTCCGACAGCCGAAGGCTGCGGCAACCGCACCTGCTTCTACCCGAACTTTGTCCCAACGAGGGCAAGAAGGTCTGGTTTGTTCCTATCGGTGAACAGGAAGGCGTGTATGACGCCCTTCCCGAGGCGGCCTCGCGCCTCATCCATGCCTGCCCGTTCATTCCCGCCTATGCCGTGGCGGATAAAAAACTGGGCTGGATGTTTGTCGAGAATCCGCGACACCTGATGTTCGCTACCGGCGCCGCGGCTCTTTCCCGGCTTGACGCCATCAGCGAGTAG
- a CDS encoding DUF763 domain-containing protein: MRTGIANLPLHGGKAPAWLFNRMRKLAGEIVRFITYEFGPEEVLNKLSDPFWFQCFGCVLGFDWHSSGVTTTVCGAVKEGIRGMEKELGFFAAGGKGATSRKTPAEIAGWAEKISSISPDALVYASRMSAKVDSAAVQDGYHLYHHGFFFTRTNKWCVVQQGMNDANHYARRYHWLGAGVTSFVNEPHAAVCAQQKAATLNLVAGESEPCREVSCQISREQPEKLLTELNKILTLDMTADHWINRSRDINPKYLEKTFLKVYEGQPADFAGLLGLEGVGPKTIRALSLIADIVYGARPSFRDPARYSFAHGGKDGTPYPVDRKSYDLSIEVLRKALDKGKIDYTEKVKALRRLAEFQRAG; the protein is encoded by the coding sequence ATGCGTACCGGTATCGCCAACCTTCCCCTTCACGGCGGCAAAGCGCCGGCCTGGCTCTTTAACCGCATGCGGAAGCTGGCCGGTGAAATCGTCAGATTCATCACCTACGAGTTCGGGCCCGAGGAGGTGCTCAACAAGCTCTCCGATCCATTCTGGTTCCAGTGTTTCGGCTGCGTGCTGGGTTTTGACTGGCATTCCAGCGGCGTGACCACCACCGTGTGCGGGGCCGTCAAGGAGGGTATCAGGGGCATGGAAAAAGAACTGGGTTTTTTTGCCGCCGGCGGAAAAGGCGCCACATCCCGGAAAACCCCGGCGGAGATAGCAGGCTGGGCGGAAAAAATCTCCTCCATTTCCCCGGATGCGCTGGTGTATGCCAGCCGCATGTCCGCCAAAGTCGATTCGGCGGCGGTTCAGGACGGTTATCATCTGTATCACCACGGGTTTTTCTTCACCCGGACCAACAAATGGTGCGTCGTCCAGCAGGGCATGAATGACGCCAATCATTACGCCCGCCGGTATCACTGGCTTGGTGCCGGCGTGACCAGTTTTGTCAACGAACCCCATGCCGCCGTGTGCGCCCAGCAAAAAGCGGCCACGCTGAACCTGGTCGCCGGGGAAAGCGAGCCGTGCCGCGAGGTCTCCTGCCAGATTTCCCGCGAGCAGCCGGAAAAGCTGCTGACGGAACTAAACAAAATTCTTACGCTGGACATGACGGCCGATCACTGGATCAACCGTTCCAGGGACATCAATCCTAAGTATCTGGAAAAAACGTTTTTAAAAGTCTATGAAGGCCAGCCTGCGGATTTCGCCGGGCTGCTGGGACTGGAGGGGGTGGGACCCAAAACCATCCGGGCGCTGTCGCTGATTGCCGATATCGTTTACGGCGCCAGACCGAGTTTTCGTGACCCGGCCCGCTATTCCTTCGCGCACGGCGGCAAGGATGGAACCCCCTATCCCGTTGACCGGAAGAGCTATGATCTGTCCATTGAGGTGTTGCGCAAGGCCCTGGACAAAGGCAAAATCGACTATACGGAAAAGGTGAAGGCTTTAAGGCGGCTGGCGGAGTTTCAGCGCGCAGGCTGA